The Eubacteriaceae bacterium Marseille-Q4139 genome has a window encoding:
- a CDS encoding excisionase, giving the protein MNKLYSFSDLLVIFPFGKTKLRQLLQAGVLPVVKIGRQYITNDKAIERWILENSGKEIIF; this is encoded by the coding sequence ATGAATAAACTTTATTCATTTTCCGATTTGCTGGTTATCTTCCCATTTGGTAAAACCAAATTACGCCAGCTTTTGCAGGCAGGTGTTTTGCCAGTGGTAAAAATTGGCCGGCAATATATAACAAATGATAAGGCCATAGAACGATGGATTCTAGAAAATAGTGGTAAGGAAATTATTTTTTAG
- a CDS encoding site-specific integrase, which translates to MADSTLKTSRRKKGTGNIVKKSNGTYLGKIKVSGYDVFYYTGTSEKEVQKKLAEFHALTQRKEIVPRRQTVNEYIEVWLRNIKKPSMKPASFDRLERTFENQIKNTQVGRSQLGNLTTLEIQMLINSYTQTLSYSSLKKIYNLLNDCLRYAVAVRDLSFNPVDGVRLPKKENLSIATKVIQILNSEDLQKLENAQYSSCSNGKPRFRYAPAYVLIANTGLRSGEALALTWDKVDFDAQTITVSQNASRIKNRSENGTCQKGSQQIITSTKTQTGIRQIPLNSKALSALNMLRDHQLQENIQTNFVIATASGKMVVQNSFYQIFQKMQRSLGMQPVTVHALRHTFASNLIKANVDIKVVSQLMGHSSVKITYDTYVHTDLRRAASAVMALE; encoded by the coding sequence ATGGCAGATAGTACATTGAAAACTAGTCGACGCAAAAAAGGCACAGGAAACATTGTAAAAAAATCCAATGGAACTTATTTAGGCAAAATAAAAGTTTCTGGTTATGACGTATTCTACTACACTGGTACCTCTGAAAAAGAGGTTCAAAAGAAGCTTGCTGAATTTCACGCATTAACACAGCGTAAGGAAATAGTTCCGCGGCGCCAGACTGTTAATGAGTACATAGAAGTCTGGTTAAGGAACATCAAAAAACCCAGCATGAAGCCTGCTTCTTTTGACCGATTGGAGCGCACCTTTGAAAATCAGATTAAGAATACACAAGTCGGGCGCAGTCAGCTCGGGAATTTAACAACGCTGGAAATTCAGATGCTGATAAATTCCTATACCCAAACATTATCGTATTCTTCGCTGAAAAAAATTTACAATCTCCTGAATGATTGTCTGCGATATGCCGTGGCAGTGAGAGATCTTAGTTTTAACCCCGTAGATGGCGTTAGACTTCCCAAAAAGGAAAATTTATCGATTGCGACAAAAGTGATTCAGATTTTAAATAGTGAAGATCTGCAAAAGCTGGAAAATGCTCAGTATTCCTCCTGCTCCAATGGGAAACCGCGTTTTCGCTATGCGCCGGCATATGTCCTGATTGCCAATACAGGGCTACGCTCCGGGGAGGCATTGGCCCTTACCTGGGATAAAGTGGACTTCGATGCTCAAACGATTACCGTCTCTCAAAATGCTTCGCGTATAAAAAATCGTAGTGAAAATGGAACTTGTCAAAAAGGCAGCCAGCAAATTATCACGTCTACGAAAACGCAAACTGGCATCCGGCAGATTCCGCTTAATAGTAAGGCCCTTAGCGCATTGAATATGCTGAGAGATCATCAGCTGCAGGAGAATATTCAAACCAATTTTGTGATCGCCACTGCTTCCGGAAAAATGGTCGTACAAAATTCTTTCTATCAAATTTTCCAGAAGATGCAGAGAAGTCTCGGTATGCAGCCTGTAACAGTCCATGCCCTCCGCCATACGTTTGCCAGCAACTTAATAAAAGCAAATGTAGACATTAAGGTCGTAAGTCAGCTGATGGGACACTCTTCTGTAAAAATCACTTATGATACCTATGTGCATACTGATTTAAGACGCGCTGCTTCAGCCGTAATGGCCTTGGAATGA